GGATTAGAGCAGATAAAGATTCCATCATGTAGACACTAATCTGGAATACACACCAAGTGCAGCACTGACGTTTTATTCATCATGATCAAAGTTATTTCAGTACAACTTTGATCAGAGTTAATGTGTTTAACACGTGTTTGCTCCACAGTCTTTTCTGATCACATCAGTCTTTTGACAGATGACATTTTCTCCACAAGAGTAAATTTGGTggtttttacaaacataaatgagACAAATCTCATCTGGAGGTTCAACAAAACGTTCACCAACATTGTGGTTTTCACATCTCAACTCAAATAAACACAGTAACATAAAACGAAACTGCTATTtcacactactactactactactactactactactactactactactactactaagcaGTAGATATTACAATTACCTGTGAAATGTTTTGACTAATATGAAAACATAACatcaattatttgttttatatcattttttttttatctttgtcctTCCGCAGCTGCACAAtgacattttattgatttaacTGGAATTTGCCAATAAAAGATGAACATAAAATATACACAAAACAAAAAGTGCAGAGGattaaaaagttattttcttTCTGGTCCTCAGAGGAACCACGTGGTTTGGTTTTCAGCGGTGAGTGACGTGTCCAGACCTGACACATATGTTTCGTGTACACACACGTTATGACGTCACGTGTCTGCCTCCCAGCGGGCGCGCGGGCGCGCAGACAGCGGCAGCGCGCGCTCTCACGCTATTGGTCGGTTTCCGAACGGATGGTCGCGCGTCGGAACAAAGAAGAGCCGCGGACGCGGAAGAGGATTAAAGTGACCCGCGTTGGTTCCGATCGACCTGGTTTAATACCGAATGTGCGCCGCGGAGTCGGTTCTCGATTTGAAACCGTCattggacaaaagaagaaaagatgGTGGCCGGTGAGCTCGTGCAGGAGCTCCCGCGCGCGGACACCGGCGCACCTGATGACGTGACGGCGGGAATAAAGAGTCGGGAACAGGAGCGGTACGTGGAACCGGCGGACGTGGAGCAGGACGGAGTCCCGGAGAAGGAGGCGCCGCCGGGAGAAGGAGAGGCGATGCTGCCGAACGGAGGAGAGCAGGAGGAGACGCGCCCGGAGACCCGACTGTACCGGCGCCGGTTCGCGGTTCTGACCGTGTTCAGCCTGTACTCCCTGGTGAACGCCTTCCAGTGGATCCAGTACAGCATCATCGCCCACGTCTTCAAGCGCTTCTACGACGTCACTAACGGCCAGGTGGACTGTCTGTCCATCGTCTACATGGTGGTCTACGTGCCGCTCATCTTCCCGGCCACCTGGCTGCTGGACCGGACCGGTCTGCGGCTCACGGCGCTGCTGGGCGCCGGCCTCAACTGCGCCGGAGCCTGGATGAAGTGCGCCAGCGTCCGGCCCAAGCTGTTCGGCGTCACCGTCACCGCGCAGGTCGTCTGCTCCGTGGCGCAGGTCTTCATCCTCGGGCTGCCGTCCCGCGTGGCCTCGGTGTGGTTCGGACCCCGCGAGGTGTCCACAGCGTGCGCCACGGCCGTGCTGGGCAACCAGGTGCGGCTCCGTGACGTCACTGCCCTCTGACGAGTTCACCAGTATTgttttattaagaaaaaaaaaaaacgatacaaatCGTGATCGCGTGAATATTTCCTGCAGACAAGAACGTTACATTTGCGCAATAATATAATTAAttgattctgttgtgtttttgtgtgtgtgtggggggggggggggctgtactGCTGCTGCTTGTTTTAACTAATGTGTGACAGATATTTAATCATTTGATTCCAACCAGAGTAACTGACACATTAATTGATAACTTAAAAACTAAAATATTGATAAACTGTCTATCAGTGTTTCTGGTGTGAAATTTCCCAGATAACTTTCAGACAACCTCATGTTCAAAGACTAaacgtggactttctactaaaagttggcataCAGCAAAACTCTGACTCTAGACATGAATCCACGCACGTTTGATTTCTACattccactgaacgtggaatcaagcacacgtgcacacgcactAAACGTGGCCACGCctccatctgaatatgcaaatatatTCAAATAGTTGCTGGGTTTCCTTAGGAACAATTACACagataaattatttaaccaccaagcagcccccccccacacacacaccgtgCACGTGCAGCCTCCAGGCTGACGTTTTTGCATCTctcatgatttgaacattgatggaatgaaaatgtttcctaattAACAAATGGCATGTCATCATGTGACGGTGCCTTCATAGCAACATGTGTTCAGTCAGTAGTTctgattacatttgggaaactggctctcgctgcaaattgtgctgtaatgttggaatgtgatgtacctggatgacatttggatgattgcggctcggttcaaggttgactggcatcagtgagctcctgctggaatgcccctgatgccaggaagcccagcgtgatCATCACCTGTGTGAGCACAGacgacccctggctcctcgccgtgttgcgctctgggccgaccgcagttctgtgcacaactccagcaACAGAGGCCTTGATAATCAAAgtcagtttatgagccaattatcatcatttggaagtaaatcctcgtgttccctgaatactcgCTCACGTTGGACTGATCCATTTGTAAGGTCCTCTAACAAGgctaacacagccactgttagcaccattttacgcatcactgtgcacatgcttttatatccacccatataaatgcaaacacatgggtgtgttagtgttgatcagtgtgtctctgatgtgcacgtcactctgatgacttcatgttttcacactataacGGTTCCCTGCGTCACCTCTACGTGTCCACAGAGGAACAGTAACTGTAGAAACGTGCGCACACCAGCCAGGATGTTTGTGTGACGCACCGTACATTTCCACGTTCACGTCACCATTGATACACTTGCATGTGGACGTGGAGACGGACACACGCCAGGTTTTTGCGCGTACACACACTTTGTGCGTGAGGCCCCTGAACGTTTTGCCAACGtgcctttaaaactgtcacagacTTATGgagatgggtttttttttcttttgttttgttttatgggcGTGACTCCCCACACAGGTATGTCATGATCAGGAAGAGGACACGCCCACATAACACCTGGCTGTTATTACCAGAGGTCAGCCTGTGAGGTCACCAGTCGTGACCTAAAGCAGTTTGTGATGGAAGCAGCAGCAGTAGATGTTTTCAAACCTCCGAACCTGACCTGCAGTAATTATAATAGTTAAAACaatcattctgtctgtctgtctgtctctagttGGGGACAGCCGTTGGCTTCTTGCTGCCTCCTGTTTTGGTTCCCAACACACCTGATGACATTCCACTGATGGCCCACAACATCAGCATTATGTTCTACGGCACCGCTGCTGTTTCCACCGGCCTCTTCATCCTCACCGTTATCGGTAtgcacccaaacacacacacacaccgactgcCATATTGAGACCTAGTACGCTTTTTGGAAATGCTGCTGTTTTCCAACCTGACTCTTTGCCTCCTGATCCTGATTCTGTCACAACAAATCATTGATTCATGACAGCTTTATACTTAAACATTATTACTGAACAGGATGTAAGCTGAcagatgactgtgtgtgtgtgtgtgtgtgtgtgtgtgtgtgtgtgtgtgtgtgtgtgtgtgtgtgtgtgtgtgtgtgtgtgtgtgtgtgtgtgtgtgtgtgtgtgtgtgtgtgtgtgtgtgtgtgtgtgtgtgtgtgtgtgtgtgtgtgtgagagagagagaccttcATCATGTGATTTCTAAAAACTAAATAATGGCAGACACAACATGTTTGGGCTTTAAGATCATCTCATGACCTTCAACTTACTCGTTCTGGGTCAAATGGGACAGGATCAGATATCAGGACTTGACCTGAAGACGTCCCGGCTGTGCTGGCGTTTATCTCTGGATTCTGAAGTCTGATGTGGATGACGACAGCTCGCCCAGGAAGACACACCCGTCCATCACAGGCTGCTGTCCCATCCAGGGCCTGGACCctcttacagctgggtgaactgggacaatgcaggtgCAGTGTTTTGTTCAGGGACACTGATAACATGACCAGGAATCGAACCTGGGTCTACAGCTCCTGATGTGACCTGCTGTACTTGTATTGTACATTACATTAAAAGGCCCTCTGCCTGTCACCCTCCCTAATTATAGCTAAgcacagtccaaccactaggggcagtggacATCTCAAGTCCAGCACtcgaggaccaactccagatgtggacACACTGACTTGGTCAAAGGCAGAGAGGAGCACGGCTGATGTTGATGATTGATGGTGGCAGGAAACCGGAGCGTCTGGAGGAATCCCACATAGACACAGGGACCACGTGCACACAGAGAGGAACTGGTCATGGGGGGGTTTGAACCACAGACCATCTGGCTTTGAGGCCACAGTGCTAACCCCTGTTCAGGTCCCCTGTTGATGTTTCTCAGTAAAGTCCTGCTTTTGCGTTCAGACCAGCCTGAGTTTATCGTTCAGCACCAGCTAGGTGACACGCTGTCGTGTGTTTGCAGCTGGACTGTCCAGGGCCTCGCTGTCTGTACCTCTTTGAGTTGTTCCTGAGGGTGTTTTGGGTCAGTATAGATACCCGTGCTGTTCTGTGGCTAACCAACGGCGTGTTTGTGGCATGTTCCCCGCAGTGATAAAGGACCGCCCTCTCCTCCCTCCCAGTCAGGCGCAGGCGGTGCTGCCAGACTGTCCTCCTGATGACTACTCCTACAGACAGTCCATCACCAACCTGATGATGAACAAAGCCTTCGTCCTGCTGCTCATCACCTACGGTACTGTTACACGTGTGAGCAGAACACATGTACACACGCATCTCCACCGTGACGTGACCTCACTTTAACACTGACCGCTGTCGCTGTACAACACGTGTGAAATTGTTGGAGTTCCAGTTAGTGTTGGTTTCTCTGTGGAGTCACGTTTTCAGTGCTAATGTTTCAGGTCTTTCAGGATGTGGCAGCTTTAAGATCACCAAAGCTTCAGGGACCATCGGCGAGCTGAACTGCAGCAGACAGTAACTTCTGCTTTGTGCATTTTTGCTGTGACACTCAAGTAAAGTGCACAATAACTCAAATAGGAACTCCTCCAATGGTTTTGTGTACATGCACAGTGTTGAATAGCGACATGTTACATCATGGGTAATGACAAAAGACTGAATCCAGAAGTCTGAAGCACAAAAAACCCAATAGTTTTAAATGCTCACAGTGCATCTTAAATAAGCAAATTAATTTCTTATCTTCAAGGATTCACGTGATATAAATGTTTGTTTCTGGTCATGTCCAGGTATCATGACAGGTTCATTCTACTCCGTCTCCACCCTCCTCAACCAGATGATCACGACCTACTATAAGGTATATTAATAATCTCAGGTAGAGTTAGGTGATGTCAGGGGGCGGGGCCATTTCACTCTGTGACATAGGTCACATATGTGACCTTCTGATTCTCCTCCATGCTCATGTGACTCTGAAGAAGAGATGTATGTAAATCACTCTTTTCTTTTCCCATTTATTCTCCACCTTTTTTCTCTTTTACTCGTGTCCTTTCCTCTGCTGATCTGCTTCCTTTTCTTCATCCTCCCTCCTCTattttgttctttctttcttgccTCCTTTCTCCTTTTTCCTCCTTTCACTTTATTTActttccttttctttcttctcctttccttttctcTCCTCCTAATGTTTTTCTCTCCTTTCTCTTCTCCTCCTTCCTGATTTTTCTCACTTCCACATTGTTCCTGTTCTAAGTTCTCATCttcccttttcttcttttttgctcTTTACTTTTGTCTTTGTTCTCCTCTTCCTCTCTTTCCTTTCATTCCTTCCTTTTTATCTCTGCTGTTTTCGGTGTCTCGTCGCCTTTTTCCctcctctccttccttcctctgtCCTTGTCACCTCTCTCGTCCTCCTGCTCTGTCTGTCCTCCTCAGAACGAGGAGCTGAACGCCGGGAGAATCGGTCTGACTCTGGTCCTCGCCGGCATGGTCGGCTCCGTCCTCTGCGGCTTTTGGTTGGATCACACAAAGACGTACAAGTGAGTCAAACGTTTCGTTTCCTTCAGCCGGTGAGAGGACGACGCACTAAGTATTAGTCCTCTCATCGGTATTTTTGCTCAATTACCGCTTGCTACTGCTCCATTACTTACATGATGACCATGTGACAGG
The sequence above is drawn from the Thalassophryne amazonica chromosome 21, fThaAma1.1, whole genome shotgun sequence genome and encodes:
- the flvcr1 gene encoding feline leukemia virus subgroup C receptor-related protein 1: MVAGELVQELPRADTGAPDDVTAGIKSREQERYVEPADVEQDGVPEKEAPPGEGEAMLPNGGEQEETRPETRLYRRRFAVLTVFSLYSLVNAFQWIQYSIIAHVFKRFYDVTNGQVDCLSIVYMVVYVPLIFPATWLLDRTGLRLTALLGAGLNCAGAWMKCASVRPKLFGVTVTAQVVCSVAQVFILGLPSRVASVWFGPREVSTACATAVLGNQLGTAVGFLLPPVLVPNTPDDIPLMAHNISIMFYGTAAVSTGLFILTVIVIKDRPLLPPSQAQAVLPDCPPDDYSYRQSITNLMMNKAFVLLLITYGIMTGSFYSVSTLLNQMITTYYKNEELNAGRIGLTLVLAGMVGSVLCGFWLDHTKTYKMTTLIVYVLSFLFMVVFTFTLNLNNIYLVFFTAGALGFFMTGYLPLGFEFGVEITYPESEGTSSGLLNAFAQIFGIIFTLIQGKLTTDFSPLAGNLFLCAWMFLGIILTALIKSELKRHNVNVGAESNHVQALLTLCPSEKNSTGVRLQPSLSFSRETSL